The uncultured Hyphomonas sp. genome includes a region encoding these proteins:
- a CDS encoding translocation/assembly module TamB domain-containing protein, whose protein sequence is MPALKTLLSPIRKRPWLSAAAALLLVIVIAVISARIWIASDGGRAWLLSQIDGRKAGAYGTIDAKGLSGDPLGKMYLRRLAVRDAKGDWVVAQNVTVDWAPMALVSGLVDVKALSAGELNFIRRPVTEKQPPSSGGGGSIRIKLRSLTIPDLAFQEGFAGPEAHFNVSGRYDQDGRTLAARLDASPRDTGNDRFLIDLRRNATGPFSLDADINGAPGGVIANLIGLETGTGVTLKASASGTPETASGEATLTIGDQPAATARLKIKDKRLTADAELNATRLPMLSGQVVSLVGETASVRLESTTGLREAPFGVETSLRAGKLSVRGTVDTRSWSLTEAAGLDVEVTDLQPVLGEPGKLSFIGTAAKDRKDWLLQGKAALKVSGENALPFEGAEGPVKISIGQPDIAFTGDLKIARLLGRVSAAAPLFGDTTALHTEGRYDRTTQRIILDKTGAALSSGRVGVTGTVDLADRTLDLSGTLATALDPLPGGARGQLSGPFSVTGALTRPAVDFSLAAKNLAGLPDPLVQLTGTAPTLKASLQVKTGALGISSARLAGQRAVVTAAGNWAWSGNSDVRASLTQSAPVTAGGWEVTLGHALVQLGGRSGALRYDIVTSGGSATGAGRQVDDLALTANLTDARGRISGPLSLHATADGEPVSADANLIRTDGTTQIADLTGALGPGTFTGAVTLADSGDLTGDINVDGTAISWGSGEAREAKGTLHFERQGEDPFALMADLTVTDLALGPGRALVFDKASATLRNAPEGYDIRARLISEVPSYPTDLTFIASASFDAPAPTGMFELSGTALGEPINTAAPAHWRLGETPELDADISLLSGRIKAGLTGGGDDTRLIFDATGIDLSPVLALFETTTNRTRMEGHGDLRVFGADPSGMIHIVAASDVPGLDSSFMMNLDGTLTPGGLSVDLKSDYGGRLVLKGSTDIPVTAEAGQLVALDRTAPLTGEASLTGDLAVLRTAALAYGHDVSGTIDASASLSGTLEAPAYKARAGLRDGTYELGSMGFQLSGITADADYDGSALSVTGKAGAPGGGTFALEGRLARDSADLEAEFRNLLLFNRDGDNARGSGKLVLADRADARSLTGEVTITQARYSIDNLPSSRPHAIDVRWTDDPPSGPETSQLRRTLTLDIAINAERRVYVTGRGLDSEWRADLKLTGTPAAPRLNGTTTLIRGDLDLAGRPFVFDTGTISFDGAINRARINLSAERSVNDFDVQVNVTGSPVKPAIELSSSPDLPQDEILSRLLFGRSSMDLSALEAAQLANTIARLSGNSTGFDPASEFQAALGIDRFSIGTSESGSAEIGVGQYLSDDVYLELKSAGAEGSSVEVEWQPRPQVSVTSETSATGDSKVSIRWKKDY, encoded by the coding sequence ATGCCAGCCCTGAAAACACTCCTGTCCCCAATCCGGAAACGCCCGTGGCTGTCGGCTGCGGCGGCCCTGTTGCTGGTGATCGTGATTGCCGTCATCTCGGCGCGGATCTGGATCGCCAGCGATGGCGGGCGCGCCTGGCTGCTGTCCCAGATCGATGGCCGCAAGGCGGGCGCCTATGGCACGATCGACGCCAAAGGCCTCTCGGGTGATCCGCTCGGAAAGATGTATCTGCGTCGCCTCGCCGTGCGCGATGCGAAAGGTGACTGGGTTGTTGCACAGAACGTCACGGTGGACTGGGCGCCCATGGCGCTCGTCTCCGGTCTCGTCGATGTCAAAGCCCTGTCGGCGGGGGAGCTCAATTTCATCCGCCGGCCGGTCACGGAGAAGCAGCCACCATCGAGCGGCGGTGGCGGCAGCATCCGCATCAAGCTCCGCAGCCTGACCATTCCGGACCTCGCCTTCCAGGAGGGCTTTGCCGGACCTGAAGCCCATTTCAATGTCTCCGGCCGATATGACCAGGATGGGCGCACGCTCGCCGCGCGCCTTGATGCATCGCCGCGCGATACCGGCAATGACCGGTTCCTGATCGACCTGCGCCGCAACGCGACCGGCCCGTTCAGCCTCGACGCCGACATCAATGGCGCGCCCGGCGGCGTCATCGCCAACCTGATCGGCCTTGAGACCGGAACCGGTGTCACGCTGAAGGCTTCCGCCTCCGGCACGCCCGAGACCGCATCCGGCGAGGCCACGCTGACCATCGGCGACCAGCCTGCTGCCACCGCCCGGCTGAAGATCAAGGACAAGCGCCTGACCGCCGATGCCGAGCTCAACGCGACGCGCCTGCCCATGCTGAGCGGGCAGGTCGTGTCGCTGGTCGGCGAGACGGCCAGTGTGCGCCTCGAAAGCACGACCGGCCTGCGGGAAGCACCGTTCGGCGTGGAAACCTCCCTGCGCGCAGGCAAGCTGTCGGTTCGCGGTACAGTCGATACGCGCAGCTGGTCGCTGACCGAAGCCGCCGGGCTGGACGTGGAAGTGACCGACCTGCAGCCGGTCCTTGGCGAGCCGGGCAAGCTCTCCTTCATCGGCACCGCGGCAAAGGACCGGAAAGACTGGCTGTTGCAAGGCAAGGCCGCACTGAAGGTCAGCGGTGAAAACGCCCTGCCGTTCGAAGGCGCTGAAGGCCCCGTCAAAATCAGCATCGGCCAGCCGGACATCGCTTTCACCGGCGACCTGAAGATCGCCAGACTGCTGGGCCGTGTCAGCGCCGCAGCGCCGCTATTTGGCGACACGACCGCCCTGCACACCGAAGGCCGCTACGACCGCACCACGCAGCGCATCATTTTGGACAAGACAGGTGCCGCGCTCTCCAGCGGCCGCGTCGGGGTCACCGGAACGGTCGACCTCGCAGACCGGACGCTGGACCTCTCCGGCACGCTCGCCACCGCGCTCGACCCGCTGCCCGGCGGAGCGCGCGGCCAGCTGAGCGGTCCGTTCTCGGTGACCGGCGCCCTCACCCGCCCGGCCGTGGATTTCAGCCTCGCCGCCAAAAACCTTGCCGGCTTGCCGGACCCGCTCGTTCAGCTCACCGGCACGGCACCGACGCTCAAGGCCTCGCTGCAGGTGAAGACCGGCGCGCTGGGTATTTCCTCTGCGCGGCTTGCCGGACAGCGGGCCGTGGTCACCGCGGCAGGCAACTGGGCCTGGTCAGGCAACAGCGATGTGCGCGCCTCGCTGACACAGTCCGCACCGGTCACCGCTGGTGGCTGGGAAGTCACGCTTGGTCATGCACTAGTCCAGCTTGGTGGCCGCTCAGGCGCCCTTCGTTATGACATCGTCACCTCCGGCGGCAGCGCAACCGGCGCCGGGCGGCAGGTGGATGACCTTGCCCTCACCGCAAACCTGACCGACGCCCGGGGCCGCATCTCCGGCCCGCTCTCCCTGCACGCGACCGCCGACGGCGAGCCCGTTTCCGCAGACGCAAACCTTATTCGCACAGACGGCACGACACAGATCGCAGACCTCACCGGCGCCCTTGGCCCCGGCACATTCACAGGCGCTGTAACCCTTGCAGATTCCGGCGACCTCACCGGCGACATCAATGTCGACGGCACGGCCATTTCCTGGGGCAGCGGCGAAGCGCGCGAGGCAAAGGGTACACTCCATTTCGAGCGCCAGGGCGAGGATCCGTTCGCCCTGATGGCGGACCTGACGGTCACAGACCTCGCCCTCGGCCCCGGCCGCGCGCTGGTGTTCGACAAGGCCAGCGCCACGCTGCGCAACGCGCCGGAAGGCTACGACATCCGCGCCCGGCTTATCTCGGAAGTGCCGTCCTACCCGACGGACCTGACCTTCATCGCCTCCGCCAGTTTCGATGCGCCAGCCCCGACGGGCATGTTCGAACTTTCCGGCACCGCGCTCGGGGAGCCAATAAATACTGCAGCGCCAGCGCATTGGCGGTTGGGCGAGACGCCGGAACTCGATGCCGACATCTCCCTGCTCAGCGGCCGGATCAAGGCTGGCCTGACCGGCGGCGGCGACGACACCCGCCTCATCTTCGATGCCACCGGCATCGACCTCAGCCCGGTGCTCGCCCTCTTCGAGACCACGACCAATCGCACCCGCATGGAAGGCCATGGCGACCTGCGCGTCTTCGGCGCGGACCCGTCCGGCATGATCCACATCGTCGCGGCCAGTGATGTGCCGGGGCTCGATTCCTCCTTCATGATGAACCTCGACGGCACGCTCACCCCCGGCGGCCTCTCGGTGGACCTCAAAAGCGACTATGGCGGCCGCCTGGTGCTGAAAGGCAGCACAGACATCCCCGTGACAGCCGAGGCCGGCCAACTCGTTGCATTGGACCGGACAGCGCCGCTGACGGGCGAAGCCAGCCTGACCGGCGACCTTGCCGTGCTGCGCACAGCCGCCCTCGCCTATGGCCATGATGTCAGCGGCACCATCGACGCATCGGCCAGCCTCTCCGGAACACTGGAGGCCCCCGCCTACAAGGCCAGGGCCGGTCTCCGCGATGGCACGTACGAACTCGGCAGCATGGGTTTCCAGCTCTCCGGCATCACCGCCGACGCCGACTATGATGGGAGCGCCCTGAGCGTTACCGGCAAAGCAGGCGCGCCGGGCGGCGGCACCTTCGCTCTTGAAGGCCGCCTTGCGCGCGACAGCGCGGACCTCGAAGCCGAATTCCGGAACCTGCTCCTGTTCAATCGTGACGGTGACAATGCCCGCGGCTCCGGCAAGCTGGTGCTGGCCGACAGGGCGGACGCCCGCAGCCTGACCGGCGAAGTGACCATCACGCAGGCCCGGTACTCGATCGATAACCTCCCCTCGTCGCGTCCGCATGCGATCGACGTACGCTGGACCGACGACCCGCCCAGCGGACCGGAAACCAGCCAGCTGCGCCGGACGCTGACGCTGGACATCGCCATCAATGCCGAGCGGCGGGTCTATGTCACCGGCCGCGGGCTCGACAGCGAATGGCGCGCTGACCTGAAGCTGACCGGCACGCCCGCTGCGCCACGCCTCAATGGCACGACCACGCTGATCCGCGGCGACCTTGATCTTGCCGGCCGGCCCTTCGTTTTCGACACCGGCACGATCTCGTTCGACGGCGCCATAAACCGGGCCCGCATCAACCTGTCTGCAGAGCGATCGGTGAATGACTTTGATGTGCAGGTGAATGTCACGGGCTCGCCTGTCAAACCGGCCATTGAGCTATCCAGCTCACCGGACCTGCCGCAGGACGAAATCCTGTCACGGCTCCTGTTCGGCCGCTCCTCTATGGACCTCTCTGCGCTGGAAGCGGCCCAGCTTGCCAACACCATCGCCCGCCTGTCCGGAAACTCCACGGGATTCGACCCGGCGAGCGAGTTTCAAGCCGCCCTCGGGATCGACCGATTCTCGATCGGAACATCGGAATCTGGCAGTGCTGAGATCGGTGTTGGTCAATATCTGAGCGATGATGTGTATCTGGAGCTGAAATCAGCAGGTGCGGAAGGCAGCTCGGTCGAAGTCGAATGGCAGCCGAGACCGCAGGTTTCCGTAACGTCAGAGACAAGCGCCACAGGAGACAGCAAGGTCTCCATCCGGTGGAAAAAAGACTACTGA
- a CDS encoding acyl-homoserine-lactone synthase gives MFKIITPDNREEHRDLIHAMHEMRYRIVVEEWGWHIPGIRDGYDKDQFDTDETVYVLVLSRDGSVLASSRINPTTRPHMMSELFVDYCDLQPYPVGADVWECSRFVTDRKRMRDPVEDFRTRCRLGLGLTIWCLDHGVSRLSWLTHQKFYNLVQRVWSTEPLGLPRRDGDDWAWIPAVSMIDKATLDRQMDRYRDAEAIVAEYLAPKLRASA, from the coding sequence ATGTTCAAGATCATCACGCCAGACAATCGGGAGGAACACCGCGATCTCATTCATGCGATGCATGAGATGCGCTACCGGATCGTCGTCGAAGAATGGGGCTGGCATATCCCCGGCATCCGGGATGGCTATGACAAGGACCAGTTCGACACCGACGAGACAGTCTATGTCCTGGTCCTTTCCCGCGATGGCAGTGTGCTGGCATCGTCCCGGATCAATCCGACGACCCGCCCGCACATGATGAGTGAACTTTTCGTCGATTATTGTGATCTCCAGCCCTATCCGGTCGGCGCGGACGTCTGGGAATGCTCCCGTTTCGTCACGGATCGCAAGCGAATGCGAGACCCGGTAGAGGATTTCCGGACAAGGTGCCGCCTGGGGCTGGGGCTCACCATCTGGTGTCTCGATCACGGTGTTTCCCGCCTCAGCTGGCTCACCCACCAGAAATTCTACAATCTCGTCCAGCGAGTGTGGTCGACCGAGCCGCTTGGACTCCCGCGAAGGGATGGGGATGACTGGGCCTGGATTCCGGCGGTGTCCATGATCGACAAAGCAACGCTCGACCGCCAGATGGACCGGTACCGGGACGCAGAAGCAATAGTCGCGGAATACCTCGCACCAAAGCTTAGGGCCTCGGCATGA
- a CDS encoding phytanoyl-CoA dioxygenase family protein, translated as MKQGRSETVSAGDIETFERDGVVCLRNVLSPDEVEHLRKAVRKQMDQLGKSATGYDFEALARQVWDKSEPIETGAANRFDMQAMKDLVRGDVEARPLVEGGEGKGEGLFFYDVAAWKWDKGVRKVAFDSGLPGIATELLGASYLNFWEDTTFVKAPHTRQKTAFHQDLAYFQIEGEQCVVVWIPLDPVSLENGAMQYVRGSHKWGETYAPNVFISRTSFRSSPEKICPDIEAEPAMYDIVSFDVEPGDVIIHHVMTVHGAGGNPSGNWRRAMSLRYCGDTVRYFDRDGAIPQVGVSHDLGRGDRLFSSDYPIVWPKPWPGVSLADLYDRSGPETELD; from the coding sequence ATGAAACAGGGGCGATCTGAAACCGTTTCCGCGGGGGATATCGAGACTTTCGAACGCGACGGCGTCGTCTGTCTGAGGAATGTCCTGAGTCCGGACGAAGTCGAACACCTCCGAAAGGCCGTACGCAAGCAGATGGACCAGCTGGGAAAGTCTGCAACCGGTTATGACTTCGAGGCGCTCGCCCGGCAGGTCTGGGACAAGTCCGAGCCAATCGAAACTGGTGCCGCGAACCGGTTCGACATGCAGGCGATGAAGGACTTGGTACGTGGTGATGTGGAAGCCCGGCCGCTTGTGGAAGGGGGTGAAGGAAAAGGAGAGGGACTCTTCTTCTATGATGTTGCGGCCTGGAAGTGGGACAAAGGTGTGCGCAAGGTGGCCTTCGACTCAGGCCTGCCCGGAATTGCAACTGAGCTGCTTGGTGCGAGCTATCTGAATTTCTGGGAAGACACAACATTTGTGAAAGCTCCGCATACACGCCAGAAGACGGCGTTTCATCAGGACCTTGCCTATTTCCAGATTGAGGGTGAGCAGTGCGTTGTGGTCTGGATCCCCCTTGATCCCGTGTCACTTGAAAATGGCGCCATGCAGTATGTCCGTGGGTCTCACAAATGGGGCGAGACCTATGCGCCAAACGTCTTCATATCCCGGACGTCGTTTCGCTCTTCACCGGAGAAGATATGTCCGGACATCGAGGCTGAGCCCGCCATGTACGACATCGTCAGTTTCGATGTGGAGCCTGGCGATGTCATCATTCACCACGTCATGACGGTGCACGGGGCCGGAGGTAACCCGTCCGGAAATTGGCGCAGGGCTATGTCCCTTCGCTATTGCGGAGACACTGTTCGTTATTTTGATCGCGATGGAGCGATCCCGCAAGTTGGTGTGTCTCATGATCTCGGGCGAGGCGACAGGTTATTCTCGTCTGACTATCCTATCGTTTGGCCGAAGCCTTGGCCGGGTGTTTCACTTGCGGACTTGTATGATCGCTCTGGACCTGAGACGGAACTGGATTAG
- a CDS encoding autoinducer binding domain-containing protein, producing the protein MSNYDGAAVLEAIRDIQATTTDADAIERLARFSETYGFSRIYLGQLVNPLKVPLKDILYLSNWPEELKARRRSRLAILHDPIALCAIRSRRPFSWAEAHAHASRIGRMVVDMVHDYGITDGMMFPMHALASISGGVSLGGEKMPDLSRTQIAELEIVCQAAYYHLEELMGPFPYQKLAELSPREAECVQFAAAGKSNWEIAHILGIREDTVKKTLQRACRKLDAVNRAHLVSSAIAHGQIFP; encoded by the coding sequence ATGAGCAATTATGATGGCGCAGCGGTTCTGGAAGCCATCCGCGACATTCAGGCAACCACGACGGACGCTGACGCTATCGAACGGCTTGCCAGGTTCAGCGAAACCTACGGCTTCAGCCGGATCTATCTTGGTCAGCTTGTCAATCCTCTGAAAGTTCCGCTCAAGGATATTCTTTATCTCTCGAACTGGCCGGAGGAGTTGAAGGCAAGGCGGCGGAGCCGCCTCGCCATTCTGCATGACCCGATCGCGCTGTGTGCCATCCGGTCGAGGCGGCCGTTTAGCTGGGCCGAAGCGCATGCCCACGCGTCACGGATTGGACGCATGGTCGTCGATATGGTGCACGATTATGGCATCACCGACGGAATGATGTTTCCGATGCACGCTCTTGCCAGCATATCGGGCGGTGTCTCGCTCGGCGGTGAAAAGATGCCGGACCTTTCCCGTACCCAGATTGCTGAACTCGAGATCGTCTGCCAGGCGGCCTATTACCACCTGGAAGAGCTGATGGGCCCGTTTCCTTACCAGAAACTGGCGGAACTCTCACCAAGGGAAGCCGAATGCGTCCAGTTCGCCGCAGCGGGCAAGTCGAACTGGGAGATCGCGCATATTCTCGGGATCCGGGAAGACACTGTGAAGAAGACGTTGCAACGCGCTTGCCGGAAACTGGATGCGGTCAACCGCGCGCATCTCGTCTCCTCAGCTATCGCGCATGGCCAGATCTTTCCCTGA
- a CDS encoding LysR family transcriptional regulator codes for MSEPDGIIMTERMDWDNMRVFRIVAELGSMNAAAHRLQESAPTIGRKIDQLEKDLNTTLLVRTTRGVELTDAGRIALSHIHAMAESVGEVFEHAGSRDRDVEGRIVLATGDGLGPYWIAPRLPDFQAANPKVQLRIRVVDSVPDLLEGEADIAIQFTEPKSPEIIGRKLGVLHYMSFASEAYLKTCKELPNSLFEYYRYKTILHEGYVHQIERWAPRVAELKKMIDYSLVTNSAATMIEVCANGGGIAVLPSYLGEVDKRVKPLNLPEIAPIQFWLTYTERVRRLPQGQAVLDWIWTIFDERRVAWFRDAFVHPDQVKHGAGSQIARTF; via the coding sequence GTGAGTGAGCCCGACGGCATTATCATGACCGAGCGCATGGACTGGGATAATATGCGCGTGTTCCGGATCGTGGCGGAGCTTGGCAGCATGAACGCCGCCGCGCATCGCCTGCAGGAATCCGCCCCCACAATCGGCCGCAAGATCGACCAGCTGGAAAAGGATCTCAACACGACCCTGCTGGTGCGGACGACGCGCGGCGTGGAGCTAACGGATGCGGGCCGGATCGCGCTCAGCCACATTCACGCCATGGCAGAGTCCGTTGGCGAGGTTTTCGAGCATGCCGGAAGCCGAGATCGCGACGTCGAGGGGCGCATCGTGCTGGCGACCGGCGATGGCCTCGGGCCCTACTGGATCGCGCCGCGCCTGCCTGATTTCCAGGCGGCCAATCCCAAGGTCCAGCTGCGCATTCGGGTCGTGGACTCCGTGCCGGACCTGCTGGAAGGCGAGGCGGACATTGCGATCCAGTTCACCGAGCCGAAATCGCCGGAAATCATCGGCCGGAAACTGGGTGTGCTGCACTATATGAGCTTCGCGTCAGAAGCTTACCTGAAAACGTGCAAGGAACTGCCCAACAGCCTGTTCGAATACTATCGCTACAAGACCATCCTTCACGAAGGCTATGTGCACCAGATCGAGCGCTGGGCGCCGCGTGTCGCCGAGTTGAAGAAGATGATCGACTATTCGCTGGTGACCAATTCGGCTGCGACCATGATCGAGGTCTGCGCGAATGGCGGCGGGATCGCCGTGCTGCCTTCATATCTCGGCGAAGTGGACAAGCGGGTGAAGCCGCTGAACCTTCCGGAGATTGCCCCGATCCAGTTCTGGCTCACCTACACAGAACGCGTACGCCGTTTGCCGCAAGGTCAGGCAGTGCTGGACTGGATCTGGACCATATTCGATGAGCGCCGGGTGGCCTGGTTCCGCGACGCCTTCGTGCATCCCGATCAGGTGAAGCACGGGGCCGGATCGCAAATTGCCCGGACTTTCTAG
- a CDS encoding helix-turn-helix transcriptional regulator codes for MPARRQTTSRAPTAIDQMVGEKIRKLRLDRNMTLAELGSELGISHQQLQKYETGTNRLSAGMLSNVADVLRVEITDLFEDTTANKGNAPDPLEKARNECHSWINRANSVEKLGAMARVLKALSAD; via the coding sequence GTGCCAGCTCGCCGACAGACTACATCCCGCGCCCCCACCGCAATCGACCAGATGGTGGGTGAAAAAATCCGCAAACTTCGCCTCGACAGAAACATGACACTTGCTGAGCTCGGCTCCGAACTCGGCATCTCTCATCAGCAGTTGCAGAAATACGAAACAGGCACGAACCGCCTGAGCGCCGGTATGCTGTCAAACGTCGCCGATGTCCTGCGCGTGGAGATCACCGATCTGTTCGAAGACACCACCGCCAACAAGGGCAACGCCCCCGATCCGCTGGAGAAGGCCCGCAACGAGTGCCACTCCTGGATCAACCGCGCCAATTCCGTCGAAAAGCTCGGCGCCATGGCCCGCGTGCTGAAAGCCCTGTCGGCAGACTGA
- a CDS encoding asparagine synthase C-terminal domain-containing protein, which translates to MPSAFFAMSWDPGNEAAGNLAARTKAKLEARTDPSSCLEAPGFLLADLSEPRGTESPFIAVRRSDGQLGGAVFGTLFPKRGNKRLKEIRHAAATSLLDSCGRTIYRDYWGGYVAFVRTGDDLAIYTDPVASIPCFYWTEDGVTFTCSHLELCPFVDRGQFSLNLRFITALMAYDKIQNGETGLNEVRELLGGQSLMTRPPLQPPDTIWDPRAFAQDVLEPDPGTAANLLRETIEQAVSAWGSCLTAPAVDLSGGLDSSIVLSCLSRSDAAPPVLAVHHVIESGDPPEIAFARATAAYLGADLAEVRFTPSVQLPAPDLHPLSARPYRQFLARDFNTRLAEASGDTRRTYLTGQGGDHLFHAAHTPFGFADHVRRYGFGAGSLQELANAARLSNHSIWQVMRETLPSLLGASRRSPLIAGIDARRTVLNACAHDQFDPAYALPAWAYQSGRLPPGKFDQVSGLLHMMQVQERLFQPDARDLVHPLMSQPIMELCLRLPTYLLSLGGVSRGLVRKAFEGRIPDLVRLRMTKGEATRYFVDQLRANRSLLLDALADGELVSHGIVTRKDVEAFLTEDQFLTHPAGRMILIYYAIEGWLKSWRNAMRNS; encoded by the coding sequence ATGCCATCGGCCTTCTTCGCCATGAGCTGGGATCCGGGGAATGAGGCTGCAGGCAATCTGGCAGCAAGGACGAAAGCGAAACTGGAAGCGCGAACGGATCCATCGTCCTGCCTCGAAGCGCCGGGCTTTCTGCTCGCCGATCTGAGCGAACCTCGCGGGACAGAGTCTCCCTTCATTGCAGTCCGCCGTTCTGACGGCCAGCTCGGCGGCGCCGTCTTCGGTACGCTTTTTCCGAAGCGGGGGAATAAACGGCTCAAGGAGATCCGGCACGCCGCGGCCACCTCGCTCCTCGATTCCTGCGGGCGCACAATCTACCGGGATTACTGGGGCGGCTATGTCGCTTTCGTCCGGACGGGTGACGATCTCGCCATCTATACCGATCCAGTCGCCTCCATTCCCTGCTTCTACTGGACGGAAGATGGCGTCACTTTTACCTGCTCCCATCTTGAACTCTGCCCCTTCGTGGACCGGGGGCAGTTCAGCCTCAACCTCCGTTTCATCACGGCACTGATGGCCTATGACAAGATCCAGAATGGCGAGACCGGTCTCAATGAAGTGAGAGAACTTCTCGGTGGCCAGAGCCTGATGACGCGGCCGCCGCTGCAACCGCCGGACACAATCTGGGATCCCCGCGCATTCGCGCAGGACGTCCTGGAGCCGGATCCTGGTACGGCGGCAAACCTGCTCCGGGAAACGATCGAACAGGCGGTCTCTGCTTGGGGTAGCTGCCTGACCGCTCCAGCCGTCGACCTTTCCGGCGGTCTCGACTCCTCGATTGTGCTGTCTTGCCTCTCCCGGAGCGATGCGGCTCCGCCGGTTCTTGCCGTCCACCATGTGATCGAGTCCGGCGACCCGCCGGAAATCGCCTTTGCGAGAGCGACCGCCGCCTATCTCGGCGCCGATCTTGCCGAAGTCCGCTTCACGCCATCCGTGCAACTGCCCGCACCGGATCTTCATCCACTCTCAGCAAGGCCCTACCGCCAGTTCCTTGCCCGGGATTTCAATACAAGGCTTGCCGAAGCCTCCGGCGACACCCGCCGAACCTATCTCACCGGCCAGGGCGGTGACCATCTCTTCCATGCGGCGCACACGCCGTTCGGCTTTGCCGATCATGTCCGCCGGTACGGCTTTGGGGCGGGCAGCCTTCAGGAACTCGCGAATGCTGCGCGGCTTTCTAACCATTCGATCTGGCAAGTGATGCGGGAAACGCTCCCCTCCCTGCTCGGAGCCTCCCGGCGGTCTCCCCTGATCGCAGGCATCGACGCGCGCCGGACGGTCCTGAACGCCTGCGCGCACGACCAGTTCGATCCGGCCTATGCGCTGCCAGCCTGGGCATACCAATCTGGCCGCCTGCCACCTGGAAAGTTCGACCAGGTCAGCGGGCTATTGCACATGATGCAGGTTCAGGAGCGCCTCTTCCAGCCGGATGCCAGAGACCTCGTTCACCCCCTTATGTCACAACCCATCATGGAACTTTGCCTCCGCCTGCCGACCTATCTCCTGTCGCTGGGAGGCGTCAGTCGCGGGCTTGTCCGGAAGGCTTTTGAAGGCAGGATTCCGGATCTTGTCCGTCTTCGGATGACCAAGGGCGAAGCGACAAGGTATTTTGTCGACCAGCTGCGCGCAAACCGATCCCTCCTCCTGGACGCGCTCGCGGATGGCGAACTCGTGTCTCATGGCATCGTCACGCGGAAGGATGTGGAAGCATTCCTCACGGAGGACCAGTTCCTGACACATCCGGCCGGGCGAATGATCCTGATCTATTATGCGATCGAAGGCTGGCTGAAGTCATGGAGGAACGCGATGCGGAATTCCTGA
- a CDS encoding lasso peptide biosynthesis B2 protein, with product MPAFHLAPDHSFCAADKAYVFLDAGKDRYFAFVGQTAGYFSEILAADRSGQLSCSAGKFAENLLSTGLLIPLSPGGHALAPCSSPVPQQSRFEEACAMTGTTGSYAWPGMMTALARSWTLKRTRSLKGVLANARRWKEHVPTGNATDLEEVTRLTARFLTVSPFLFTTQDACLFRSLFLMRFLADRGIASTWTFGVRLAPFGAHCWVEYEGAVLNDHLEHVAAFTPILSI from the coding sequence TTGCCTGCCTTCCACCTCGCCCCGGACCACTCTTTCTGCGCCGCCGACAAGGCCTATGTGTTCCTCGATGCTGGCAAGGACCGGTATTTTGCCTTTGTCGGACAAACCGCCGGATATTTTTCAGAAATCCTGGCCGCCGACCGGTCCGGCCAGCTTTCCTGCAGCGCCGGGAAATTCGCAGAGAACCTGCTGAGTACGGGATTGCTCATTCCACTATCTCCGGGCGGCCACGCCCTCGCGCCCTGCTCGTCCCCTGTCCCGCAACAGTCCCGTTTCGAGGAGGCGTGCGCCATGACCGGAACGACAGGCTCATACGCATGGCCCGGAATGATGACCGCCCTCGCCCGCAGCTGGACGCTGAAACGGACCCGCTCCTTGAAAGGCGTCCTGGCGAACGCACGGCGCTGGAAAGAACATGTTCCCACCGGAAACGCCACAGACCTGGAAGAGGTCACAAGGCTGACAGCCCGGTTTCTGACCGTCTCTCCCTTCCTTTTCACGACACAGGACGCCTGCCTCTTTCGCAGCCTGTTCCTGATGCGCTTCCTGGCGGACCGGGGCATTGCCTCCACATGGACGTTCGGTGTCCGGCTCGCGCCCTTCGGCGCCCATTGCTGGGTCGAATATGAAGGCGCCGTCCTCAATGACCATCTCGAACATGTGGCGGCATTCACGCCCATCCTGTCGATCTGA